One Nitrosopumilus piranensis genomic region harbors:
- a CDS encoding M20/M25/M40 family metallo-hydrolase: MKVSLIYNQSKIDPQDVINVFGMTTKEHYSQKAVERVARALEKGGHTVKVIEGDIHLADELREFMPKVVAGDTPGMVFNMAYGIQGQNRYTHVPAMMEMLGIPYIGSGPAGHAIVQDKVMTKIVLQKNNIPTPGFWVFKTPEDTFDDLVFPVIVKPKLESTSMGMEVVDNWDDLRAAVKVQIEKFQQDILVEQFISGREFAVGLIGNNPNIEVLPIVEINLDNPDQIQTITDKKKKGGVDKTCPANLSKEKTEEMKQMCINAFTSLGLNDYSRVDFRMDKDENLYILELNSMASLGVGGSLYYAAKTAGYTYESMINKILDVAVMRYFGSLHQVLDDDPDMTQPLRVIARTYLRSHLHSFKETLRDFVNLNTHVYNIEHVNKLGSILSKRLKHLGFSEHIHNQTDIGDIRFFKNHNDQKSDVLIISHLDTHYGPNDLISYYEDGDRIHGSGIAESKGGLTVMLGALHALRFAKRLRKVKCAVLLTTDDSLGGKFSKKLVQQYSKKSKYILGLKSASKDGGIITTCYGRTDYQIRFTSNETADDVHGIIPMLGKKISAIEKLSKDEKDYRIRTTSVVAQGTHGHTPNYASLSLICSYKTSQLGATLDSKIRSIMKKRETGQIKLEAEINQIQTRPPVIEEKSDKKFYEMVEDLAKKHEIKIKRHQQIMSSDISNVPSRLPALDGFGPLGHKYRSAKEYIIHDSIVERSALLTSILYKCSEK, translated from the coding sequence ATGAAAGTATCACTAATTTACAATCAATCAAAAATTGATCCACAAGATGTTATCAACGTCTTTGGAATGACTACAAAAGAGCACTATAGTCAAAAAGCAGTTGAAAGAGTTGCACGGGCTTTAGAAAAAGGCGGTCATACAGTTAAGGTCATTGAAGGAGATATTCACTTGGCAGATGAGCTTCGTGAATTTATGCCAAAAGTAGTTGCAGGGGACACTCCTGGTATGGTGTTTAACATGGCATATGGAATTCAAGGTCAGAACAGGTACACACATGTTCCTGCGATGATGGAAATGCTTGGAATTCCATACATTGGATCTGGTCCTGCAGGTCATGCAATTGTTCAAGACAAAGTCATGACAAAAATTGTTCTGCAAAAAAATAATATCCCTACCCCGGGATTTTGGGTATTCAAAACACCTGAAGATACATTTGATGATTTAGTTTTTCCTGTAATTGTAAAACCAAAATTGGAATCAACTTCGATGGGTATGGAAGTTGTTGATAATTGGGATGATCTTCGGGCTGCAGTTAAAGTACAAATTGAAAAATTTCAACAAGACATTTTGGTTGAACAATTTATTTCTGGACGAGAGTTTGCCGTTGGGTTAATTGGTAATAATCCAAACATTGAGGTTTTACCCATAGTTGAAATTAATCTAGACAACCCTGATCAAATCCAAACCATAACTGACAAAAAGAAAAAGGGAGGTGTTGATAAAACGTGCCCTGCAAATCTCTCAAAAGAAAAAACAGAAGAGATGAAACAGATGTGTATCAACGCATTCACTTCTTTGGGACTAAATGATTACAGCAGAGTTGATTTTAGAATGGATAAAGATGAGAATCTCTACATTCTAGAGTTAAACTCCATGGCAAGTTTGGGAGTGGGAGGATCTCTGTATTATGCTGCAAAGACTGCTGGATATACTTATGAATCAATGATTAACAAAATTCTTGATGTGGCAGTAATGCGATACTTTGGTTCATTGCATCAGGTGCTAGATGATGATCCTGACATGACTCAACCCTTGCGTGTAATAGCACGTACATATCTTAGAAGTCATTTACACAGTTTTAAGGAGACACTTAGGGATTTTGTCAATCTGAATACTCATGTGTATAATATTGAGCATGTAAATAAACTAGGAAGCATACTTTCTAAGCGACTTAAACATTTAGGATTCAGCGAACACATCCATAATCAGACCGACATTGGAGATATTCGTTTTTTTAAGAATCATAATGACCAAAAAAGTGACGTCTTGATCATTTCCCATTTAGATACTCATTACGGCCCTAATGACTTGATATCGTACTATGAAGATGGTGATAGAATACATGGCTCAGGAATTGCTGAAAGCAAGGGCGGCCTAACCGTAATGTTGGGTGCATTACATGCACTACGCTTTGCAAAACGCCTTCGTAAAGTAAAATGTGCTGTATTGCTTACAACTGATGACAGTCTTGGTGGTAAATTTAGCAAAAAACTAGTTCAACAATATTCTAAAAAATCAAAGTATATCTTGGGATTAAAATCTGCCAGCAAAGATGGTGGAATAATTACAACGTGTTATGGGAGAACCGATTACCAAATCCGTTTTACTTCAAATGAAACGGCTGATGATGTGCATGGTATAATCCCAATGTTAGGCAAAAAAATTTCTGCAATTGAAAAACTATCAAAAGATGAAAAAGATTATCGCATAAGAACCACCTCGGTTGTGGCACAAGGAACGCATGGTCATACTCCTAACTATGCATCACTTTCATTGATATGCAGCTACAAAACTAGTCAACTAGGAGCTACACTTGATTCAAAAATACGTTCCATTATGAAAAAACGTGAAACTGGACAAATAAAACTTGAAGCTGAAATTAACCAAATACAAACTCGACCGCCCGTAATTGAAGAAAAGTCTGACAAAAAATTCTATGAGATGGTAGAAGATTTAGCTAAAAAGCATGAAATCAAAATAAAGAGACATCAACAAATAATGTCCTCTGATATTAGTAATGTACCTTCCAGACTTCCAGCACTTGATGGATTTGGTCCACTTGGGCACAAATACCGCTCTGCCAAAGAATACATAATTCATGATAGCATCGTTGAGCGTTCTGCGTTATTGACCTCAATTCTTTACAAATGCAGTGAAAAATGA
- the corA gene encoding magnesium/cobalt transporter CorA produces the protein MKDKFGIIVNRLIYGFTFAFLYQIVIGIATSLLSLPLTGNVQDLIYGVEKINSQEGVLFVAWWIISTIIITVIALVIIRYKKYLSPYKDEKDIEVPPKITTITAIIIGASISFLFFLLDAIIGLVVTPGSQTDVAAIYESALVGDFTPLFVSIIFSIIAGFIIVGIASKTSKVKELTKDIGLQDITGIKRIMNMTKTQKTTLSDTIGQRPGALIHVGEKKVDHVTINLIEYDAENINQVQNASIEQCLESKNKQNVSWIDIIGIHDPKIIKTFGDSFDLHPLHQSNIMNTELRPSIEVSDNHILVMLKMPHYSNETGKLELEQVSIIISENHLVTFQETPDDFFDQIRKRLQDKSGSIRKLKSDYLAYAIIDAIVDSYFLVIEQVGDITEDIEEELMKNPTAETMQTIQTLKRRMIALRKSIWPAREIVDSLIREDTIFISENTKTYLRDVYNHVIQVTDSIEGLRDVIGGMLDTYLSSVSNRMNEVMKTLTIIASIFIPITFIAGIYGTNFSYVPELAWEGSYFVMLGAMGIISITMIAYFKKKRWM, from the coding sequence TTGAAAGATAAATTTGGAATAATTGTTAATCGACTCATTTACGGCTTTACTTTTGCATTTTTGTATCAAATTGTAATTGGAATTGCAACATCTCTACTTTCATTGCCTCTTACCGGCAACGTTCAGGATCTCATATATGGTGTAGAAAAAATAAATTCTCAAGAAGGAGTCTTATTTGTTGCTTGGTGGATAATCTCCACAATCATCATTACAGTTATTGCACTAGTAATAATTAGATACAAAAAATATCTCTCGCCATACAAAGATGAAAAAGACATTGAAGTTCCACCAAAAATTACTACAATTACTGCAATAATTATTGGCGCTTCTATCTCATTTCTCTTCTTCTTACTTGATGCAATTATTGGTTTAGTGGTAACCCCTGGTTCCCAAACAGATGTCGCAGCAATCTACGAGTCTGCACTTGTTGGTGATTTCACCCCGCTGTTTGTTAGCATTATTTTTTCAATAATTGCAGGATTCATCATTGTAGGAATTGCAAGTAAGACATCAAAAGTAAAAGAACTCACAAAAGACATTGGATTGCAAGACATCACTGGGATTAAACGAATTATGAACATGACTAAAACTCAAAAAACTACCCTATCTGATACAATCGGTCAACGCCCTGGAGCCTTAATTCATGTAGGAGAAAAAAAGGTAGATCATGTTACAATCAACCTAATTGAATATGATGCTGAAAACATCAATCAAGTACAAAATGCTTCTATTGAGCAATGTTTAGAGTCTAAAAACAAACAAAATGTTTCTTGGATTGATATTATTGGAATTCATGACCCAAAAATCATAAAAACATTTGGAGATAGTTTTGATCTTCATCCACTCCACCAATCAAACATAATGAACACTGAATTAAGGCCATCAATTGAAGTATCTGATAATCATATTTTGGTGATGCTAAAAATGCCTCATTACAGCAATGAAACTGGAAAGCTAGAATTAGAACAAGTCTCAATCATTATATCTGAAAATCACCTTGTGACATTTCAAGAAACTCCTGATGATTTCTTTGATCAAATTCGTAAGCGATTGCAAGACAAATCAGGATCTATTAGAAAACTCAAGAGTGATTATCTGGCATATGCGATAATTGATGCAATTGTTGACAGCTATTTTTTGGTAATAGAACAAGTCGGTGACATCACTGAAGACATAGAGGAAGAATTAATGAAAAACCCTACTGCTGAAACTATGCAGACCATTCAAACATTAAAGCGCAGAATGATAGCACTAAGAAAATCAATCTGGCCTGCTAGAGAGATTGTAGATTCTTTAATACGTGAAGATACGATTTTCATTTCTGAAAATACTAAAACCTATCTTCGTGATGTTTACAATCATGTGATCCAAGTAACTGATTCTATTGAAGGGTTACGTGATGTGATTGGGGGTATGCTTGACACATATCTGTCTAGCGTAAGTAATAGAATGAATGAAGTCATGAAGACTCTTACAATTATTGCGTCCATATTCATTCCAATTACATTCATAGCTGGAATTTATGGTACTAATTTTTCATATGTACCAGAACTGGCATGGGAAGGAAGTTACTTTGTAATGCTTGGTGCGATGGGAATTATCTCTATTACCATGATTGCATATTTCAAAAAGAAACGGTGGATGTAG
- a CDS encoding ion transporter, with protein MVSSILQRTYEILEGTTNDKLAKGFQIFIISLISVNVLVVIIETEESVLDEYGYFFTPFEVFSIIVFTGEYAGRLIVCKLNPKYQNKKFALLRLVFSPMMLVDLAAILPFFLPFIVTDVRFIRIIRLLRLFRLFKLARYSEPMQTLGEVFKSKAGDLAVAFFILFIVLIFASSLMYHAEHQAQPEVFSSIPTSMWWGVITLTTIGYGDVYPITLAGKIIGAGVAILGIAVYAIPTGIMASAFTEELRRRRETENKKCPHCGKDITGI; from the coding sequence GTGGTTAGCAGTATACTTCAAAGAACTTATGAAATTCTTGAAGGTACTACTAATGACAAATTAGCCAAGGGGTTTCAGATTTTCATTATATCTTTAATTTCCGTAAATGTACTTGTAGTGATTATTGAAACTGAGGAATCTGTTTTAGATGAATATGGTTATTTCTTTACCCCCTTTGAAGTCTTTTCTATCATTGTTTTTACAGGAGAATATGCTGGACGACTAATTGTTTGCAAACTCAATCCAAAATATCAGAATAAAAAATTTGCATTACTACGATTAGTTTTTTCTCCCATGATGTTAGTTGATTTAGCTGCAATTTTGCCATTCTTCTTGCCATTTATTGTCACAGATGTAAGATTCATCAGAATCATCAGGTTGTTGAGATTATTCAGATTATTCAAACTTGCAAGATATTCTGAACCAATGCAAACATTGGGCGAAGTATTCAAGTCAAAAGCAGGTGATTTGGCTGTAGCATTCTTTATCTTGTTCATTGTCTTGATTTTTGCTTCTAGCTTGATGTATCATGCAGAACATCAGGCTCAGCCTGAAGTATTCTCTAGTATTCCTACTTCTATGTGGTGGGGAGTGATCACCTTGACTACCATTGGCTATGGTGATGTATACCCAATCACTTTGGCTGGAAAAATAATTGGTGCAGGTGTTGCAATTCTTGGAATAGCAGTTTATGCAATTCCTACAGGTATCATGGCCTCTGCATTTACAGAGGAATTGAGGAGAAGACGTGAAACAGAAAACAAGAAATGTCCTCACTGTGGCAAGGACATTACAGGAATATGA